GAGGTGGCTCCGCATATACCTACGGTGTCGCCATTTTTAAACCACTCTTTATCAATTTGTTTAAGGCTCTGAATGTGGTATGAGCGCGGATTTGTGGATTTGCATAAATCAAATAAAACTTTTCCGTTTGAGCTCTCTTTGCCGCTTACAAATATGATAACGTTGTGTGAACGTGCAAATTCCGTCAGTTTGGAGTGCCTGCCGGCTACTTGCCTGCAGATTGTGTTGTGTACGGTGCATTCTACTCCGGGGGCCATCCGTTTTTTGATTTCTGCGCATACATGCTCGTATTCGTCCGGGTCTTTTGTGGTTTGCGAGAAGATGTTGATAGGCTTTGTATAATCTATTGTGGCTCCTTTGGAACTGCTGGAGCCCGCAGATTGCCTTGCTATTTCAATATTATAGCAATGAGATTCTGAAGATGCCGCTGAGCCTAGCGAGCGCATGGAGCGTAGCGACTTTAGGTGAGCAGGCTCCAGCACATCTGAAGAATCCAAGTCATCAGTATTTTCAATAACAACAGCACGCCCACGCGCCTGCCCGACAAGCCCATTAACCTCCGCATGCCCCATCTTCCCAAAAATCACAATCTGTCCAGGAGTTTCACGTATTTTTTTCTGCAGCTGCAGCACAACCGGACAGGTGCAGTCAATTAAATTAATCTTGTTTTCTTTGGCAATTTGGTAGGTCTCAGGAGGTTCCCCGTGTGCGCGGATTAAGACGGAAGTGTTGTGCAGATTTTTCATTTGCTCTATATCTATGACTTCCAATCCTTTAACTTTAAGCCTCTCCAGCTCCGAGCCATTGTGCACTATTGCTCCAAGTGAATATAAATGTGCATGGCTGCGCGTTTTTGAGCTGCTGCTGTTTTCCAATGTATTAAGGGAACTGTCGGGAGAAAGATTCTTCTCAGCCGTCTCCACGGCGCGTATAACTCCGTGGCAAAAGCCTGAATTCTTGTCTATTTCTACTTTAACACGCATCAGGCGCAAAGATACACTTTACTCTTTTTAGCCGCAATTTTTTGTGAATAGCGGCCGGCTAATCTTCTTTCTTGAAAATTCCGTACTTAACAAGTTCAATGACTATATAGCCCCATTTGTCATTAGACTTTCCGCATGCGATGCGGTATACATTACCAGGTGTGGTACAGTATTTTAGAGCAATCAGAAGATAGCGCCATTTATGTTTGGAGCGGTACCATTTCTTTTTCATAGACACAGCAAGAATAAAACTCAGCGGTGCGAATATACGCAAATTTTTGGCACTGGCTGTGCTAAAATTGGAAGTTATGGCCTCTCTTTCTCCTCTTTTTTGGAAATTCTCCTGAATTCGGACGGAGTCATTCCGTATCTTCCCAAGAAAAGCCGGTTGAAAGAACTGCGGGAATTAAAGCCGGATGATTCCCCAATTTCTGTGATGGATAATTCAGGATTTCTCATCAGCATAACAGAAGCATTGCGTAAACGGTAACCATTAATAAAATCCGTAACGCTCTTATCCTCAGAACAGTTCTTAATAATATCCAGAAGATAACTCCTATTGGTTCCCACTTTTGCAGCTAGGTCATCTCTTCCAAGCAAAGGATTCTTAAACAATTCTTCTTTCTGCATTATGTTGTTAAGACGCTGATAAATAACTTCTTCCTGTTCAGGCTGAGAACTATCTTGAGAAGTGCTTGCATCAGGCGAAGTTTGTCTTTCTGAGTTACCGGCAGTTTTTTGAGATTCAATAGCAGCCTTTGCCGCCGCTTCTTCTCTCCTGTGTGTTTCCCTCAGTCTTTCATAAATAATTCTGTTCTTTTCATTTAACCTTCTGGCATAAATTATTGCAGTTATCAGAATTGCAATTAGCAGCAGGCAAACAATAATTGCGGCGTAAAGCCTATAAGTGCTTGCGCGTTTTTCCAGTTTGAGCTGGTCCACTTTGAACAGAGTACTTAATTCATTTAATTGACTGCTTGTTTCTGAGGCGTTTAGAGAGTCTTTTAATGGTATGAGCTTTTCGTATTCATCCGCTGCTTTTGCCTTCATTCCGCATCTCATATAAATATCTGCGCGTTTTTCATAAACACCAATTAGCCCAAAGCCATTGCCCATTGCACTATCCAAAGCAAAACGTTTAGCTTCATACTTTAAGGCTTGTTCAAATTCTTTAGCCTCTATGCAGTAAGTAGATAAGTTATCCAGGGCATCCACTTGCGCAAGAGGAGAGGAATTTTTTGAAAGCTCCATTGCCATGTCTAAGAATGGCTTAGCGCTCTTAAAATCATGCAGGCCTGTCTCCGCCAATCCGAGCGCCCCGTAGCACTTGCGGTAAAAATCATCCAGTGCGGAAATATCAGTACCCTCTTTTTTATATCTCTCTTTATAGCTGTCCAAAACTTTTTTCCATTCCAGCGCTATAGATGCTTCTTTTGTATAATCTCTTAAATTATTGAGGACCACGCAGTAATCACGATAGGTGTCTACAAGGTCAGTTGCGTTGTCTTTATTTTTTTTCAAATATTTTACTGCAGCCTCAAATTTTCTTGCAGCCTCCTTGTCCATGCGCATGTGCAAATAAGTCTTGCCAAGACATGACAGAGAAATCCCGATGCCGTAATCATTTTTTCTGTTGCGGGCATCTGTATAAATTTTTTCAACTTCCCTTAATGCCGTATGAAATTTTCCATCATACAAATACATCTCCACAATTAGCGTCCACTTGCTGTAATACTGTTGCCACAATTTGTGTTCTGAGAAAAATGAAAGATTCTCCGGCAGCTCCCTTGCCATTTGATCTCTCATATAATAATTATACAAACAATTAAGCCTGAGTTCTCTTGCATAGGCTTCCTCTCCTATGTTGTTCTGCTTTTTAGCCTCTAACATATAGGCTTTTATGCAGTCCAACTCTTGGGTGGAATCATTTATGTTTCCCGCAATTTGACAAAGATTGTTCAGCGCAACCAGCTTTTCCTTTCCTGACAGATGAGGTAATTTTTTTCTGATAGAATCTAGTTGTGGGCTAGTGCCTGTCGCGATATTGATTTGAATAAGCGATAGCAAAACAACAAGAAGTAATTTTATATTTCTTAGTCTCATAATTTTATTCTCAAACAGAATAATATCTCTTAAACGGAATTTTGAATTGCGAATATAGTCAAAATAAATTCTATTAACTTTGCATTAACAGAAAAGGAGAATTTTATGGCTAATGGTAAGATAATCATCGCGATAGATGGCTACTCCTCTACGGGTAAAAGCACTTTTGCCAAACTTGTAGCGGAAGGACTCGGATATATTTATGCAGACAGCGGAGCTCTTTACAGGGCGGTTACATATTTTGCATATACTAACGGATTTATTGATAATAAGGGTGTTGTTGAGGCTGAGGGGTTGCAGAAAGTGCTGCATAAAATAGAACTTTCTTTTAAAACTTCCTGTCCCGACGGAAAAAGCATGACTTATTTAAATGGTTCTAATGTGGAGAAACAAATTAGAACATCTGAAATTTCAGGACTGGTAAGCAGGATAGCAGAAGTTCCTTTTGTAAGAGAATATGTGGATGAAATTTTGCGCAAGATGGGAGGCGATAAAGGACTTGTAATGGATGGTCGGGACATAGGAACGGCGGTATTTCCAAATGCGGAATTAAAAATTTTTATGACTGCGTCCCCTGAGGTAAGAGCTAAGCGCCGCTTTGACGAGCTTAAGTTGAAGGGAGCTAAAGATACTTATGATGAGGTACTTGCAGCTCTGAAGAAGAGAGATGACATTGATGAACACAGAGCAAAAGACCCTCTTACAAAGGCAAAAGATGCTATTGTTCTGGACAATAGCAGCATGACAATGGAGGAGGAAATAGATTGGCTTAATGCAATCCTAAAACCCAATTTTAATCTTCAAATTCTTAAACCCTCTATTAAACTTCCGTCCGGGCAATAATTATCATGAGTGTTATTAATGCTCCGGAGAAACCGCGGAAAATAATTGCAGTAATTGACATGGGAACCAATGTATTCAATCTGCTTGTAGCAGAGGTGAATATGGCTGATGTTAGCATTGATGGTGTCCGGCAAAAAAGAGTGAAGTACATTTGTCTTTTTAAGGCTCCTTCTAGAATAGGGGCGGCAGGTCTTGCAGACGGAGTTATTAAGCCTGTCGCATTTGAGACGGCGTCTGATGCTATGAAGCAAATTTTATGGCACGTCAAAAAGATTGAGGGACAATATAATACGCAAGTTCCGGTTTATCCCTTTGCAACTTCCGCGGTAAGGGATGCAAAGAACGGCCGGGAGTTTGTCTCATTTATGGATGAGCGTTTTGGAATTGATATCCAGGTAATTAGCGGGGATGTTGAGGCTATGTTTATTTTCCGCGGCGTCATGTTGAGTGT
The window above is part of the Bacteroidales bacterium genome. Proteins encoded here:
- a CDS encoding 4-hydroxy-3-methylbut-2-enyl diphosphate reductase, producing MRVKVEIDKNSGFCHGVIRAVETAEKNLSPDSSLNTLENSSSSKTRSHAHLYSLGAIVHNGSELERLKVKGLEVIDIEQMKNLHNTSVLIRAHGEPPETYQIAKENKINLIDCTCPVVLQLQKKIRETPGQIVIFGKMGHAEVNGLVGQARGRAVVIENTDDLDSSDVLEPAHLKSLRSMRSLGSAASSESHCYNIEIARQSAGSSSSKGATIDYTKPINIFSQTTKDPDEYEHVCAEIKKRMAPGVECTVHNTICRQVAGRHSKLTEFARSHNVIIFVSGKESSNGKVLFDLCKSTNPRSYHIQSLKQIDKEWFKNGDTVGICGATSTPKWQLDAASKFLKISLNNYICAKFYTLIYGNYRRF
- a CDS encoding helix-turn-helix domain-containing protein translates to MRLRNIKLLLVVLLSLIQINIATGTSPQLDSIRKKLPHLSGKEKLVALNNLCQIAGNINDSTQELDCIKAYMLEAKKQNNIGEEAYARELRLNCLYNYYMRDQMARELPENLSFFSEHKLWQQYYSKWTLIVEMYLYDGKFHTALREVEKIYTDARNRKNDYGIGISLSCLGKTYLHMRMDKEAARKFEAAVKYLKKNKDNATDLVDTYRDYCVVLNNLRDYTKEASIALEWKKVLDSYKERYKKEGTDISALDDFYRKCYGALGLAETGLHDFKSAKPFLDMAMELSKNSSPLAQVDALDNLSTYCIEAKEFEQALKYEAKRFALDSAMGNGFGLIGVYEKRADIYMRCGMKAKAADEYEKLIPLKDSLNASETSSQLNELSTLFKVDQLKLEKRASTYRLYAAIIVCLLLIAILITAIIYARRLNEKNRIIYERLRETHRREEAAAKAAIESQKTAGNSERQTSPDASTSQDSSQPEQEEVIYQRLNNIMQKEELFKNPLLGRDDLAAKVGTNRSYLLDIIKNCSEDKSVTDFINGYRLRNASVMLMRNPELSITEIGESSGFNSRSSFNRLFLGRYGMTPSEFRRISKKEEKERP
- the cmk gene encoding (d)CMP kinase, which produces MANGKIIIAIDGYSSTGKSTFAKLVAEGLGYIYADSGALYRAVTYFAYTNGFIDNKGVVEAEGLQKVLHKIELSFKTSCPDGKSMTYLNGSNVEKQIRTSEISGLVSRIAEVPFVREYVDEILRKMGGDKGLVMDGRDIGTAVFPNAELKIFMTASPEVRAKRRFDELKLKGAKDTYDEVLAALKKRDDIDEHRAKDPLTKAKDAIVLDNSSMTMEEEIDWLNAILKPNFNLQILKPSIKLPSGQ